The following DNA comes from Pseudanabaena yagii GIHE-NHR1.
ATTAAATGTAGGATGGGTTAACAATAGCTTAGCCCATCATCTTTATCTAATGGATGCGTTAAGTTACTCTAACGCATCCTACATTTAATTACGCCTAGCTACTTAAGTAGTTCAGCGTCGTTAAACAAAAATTTGATGGTAACTATTCTAAATATTCTGGGATAAAATGTTTTCTGTTGCTTTAGCGATAACATGTCCCTTGATAAAACCCAATTATGAATTTTAGAGAGCATTTGCAACCGCCACATTCTATAGAAGGATCTTCAACTTTAAATACAAAAGAAGCATGGTTTGTGATCTTTCTATTCTCTTTTGTGACGATTATGTTACTTATCGTCGGATCAGTTGGATCTAAAGTACTAGGAATTATTTTTCCCCTTGGTGCTTTTGCGGTTGGATGGTTTTTATATTTTCGACATCCTACCATCTACATTGGCTTTGTGTGGTGGCTTTTCTTTCTAGTATCTTTTGTGAGGCGTTTTGCTGATTTCCGATCAGGTGCTTTTACTGACTCTAGCCCGATCTTACTTGCCCCATTTATGGCGATTTTGGTATGTGCACATACATTGTACTTTAACTTGCCTAAAGCAAGAGAACAGGGAACTACACCATTTATTCTCGCTTTAGCTAGTACAGGTTATGGATATTGTGTTGGTATCTTAAATGGAGCATTACCTGTTAAAGCTACAGTTGCCATATTAGGGTGGATCTCGCCAATTTTGTTTGGGTATCATCTCTACACCAACTGGCGTAGATACCCCGAATACAGAGCAGTAATTCAAAAAGCTTTTTTATGGGGGGGATTAGTAATGGGAATATATGGTGTTTATCAGTATATGACTGCTCCGCAATGGGATTGTTTATGGCTGATTGGCTCAGGTTTGACCTCTAGTGCAGGTAGACCAGAACCATTTGGGATGAGGGTTTGGAGTACCTTAAACTCTCCAGGCCCTTTTGGGGATGTGATGGCGACAATATTGTTGATTTTATTTAGTTCCGCAAGTCCTTTAATTTTACCTGCGGCGATCGCAGGTGGTCTTGCTTTTCTGTTAAGTTCAGTACGAGTCGCTTGGATTGGTTGGTTATTCGGGATGCTGTTTATAAGTACTTCTCTACGTCCAAGACAGCAATTACGCTTAATTACTCTATTCTCAGTACTAGCACTATTCATCGTTCCCTTAAGTACAGTGGAACCATTTTCTACAACAATTTCTAAACGACTGGAAACTTTATCTGATATCCAAAACGATACTAGCGCTCAAGATCGACAGGGGGTTTATAAGAGATTTTTTCAATCT
Coding sequences within:
- a CDS encoding O-antigen ligase domain-containing protein, with product MNFREHLQPPHSIEGSSTLNTKEAWFVIFLFSFVTIMLLIVGSVGSKVLGIIFPLGAFAVGWFLYFRHPTIYIGFVWWLFFLVSFVRRFADFRSGAFTDSSPILLAPFMAILVCAHTLYFNLPKAREQGTTPFILALASTGYGYCVGILNGALPVKATVAILGWISPILFGYHLYTNWRRYPEYRAVIQKAFLWGGLVMGIYGVYQYMTAPQWDCLWLIGSGLTSSAGRPEPFGMRVWSTLNSPGPFGDVMATILLILFSSASPLILPAAIAGGLAFLLSSVRVAWIGWLFGMLFISTSLRPRQQLRLITLFSVLALFIVPLSTVEPFSTTISKRLETLSDIQNDTSAQDRQGVYKRFFQSGMYNYIGDGIGLNEIVDSGPLSLVLDLGWLGTIPYLGSLLLLATTLIGNLKKQADLFIKLAGAILIKSTVFFLATRVTSGIHGMLIWSFLGIGLSGQRYFKYQMALQMENIVEKGVEKTLDVEAS